In Desulfomonile tiedjei DSM 6799, a genomic segment contains:
- a CDS encoding M1 family metallopeptidase produces MVQDTFKYRKENFGELPVQLNHLTIYLNFLDEYIEATNCLDLTAHFTLNSIELDAKELTIVSVEWTEVSEDSNASRALLYKYNSDQNKLIVELPKQVQAGERFRIRTVTRCIPSDHILEGIYKDSTPPGAPQQYISQCQQWGFQRIMPIFDDCRAKCTMTTTMEASAAYTHLISNGNVSRKHNPTGKPVPKPGDPSRQIITYENPVPMAPYLFIAAAGTWDTLADHVTYGSGRTVGLEYLVPPGRTLNAVIPMEILKQAVLWVEKTQGYEYTGDTYRTITMNKSNFGGMENVGNTTIVTDAALIDDHTLDQLLMYAHAVIVHEFEHNQCGSETTMETPFDVWLNEAYTVDVERMFMADVFDSVFVRLTQIDSIRNPLLGPLAVEDAGYAGRIVREGFNDPDELIDAVTYVKAAEVIRMLRMILGKEAFNRGKELYFNLYKHSNANTDQFFACFEEVSGRSLSRFKENWLYHIGYPTVTAVPHYDPDTRTFTIRFQQESSVPGNFQLPIEVALVGKDGQDISGTQTVFELSQQTDSLMFPNLPEEPAFASLNRSYSFYGVLKEQEVNTDRLRLQARIDPNLFNRVEAVRRLTDRQRIMLLNDPDAKVDSDWLHLYGELLQESSVSPGLKAFFLRIDEQPLNREYAAWYRELVTARQSLMSSVTKSFKPDLVKSFLDVDTYGERHSPKDGIEERILKHVLLDLVAVDDSPESHDLILDHFRKATTAQDKVSALTVLNRSSAPQRREILESIYQAWHPHISGYANYLRIVASGTREDVFEMIEQEKKRPTFNITNPTWCRALFLTMAANTKMIWTDVGIDWITNVIIEFAAFNPFVASRLLNVFQHVKKLKPDLRILVESALRRIVSEVSETVSPTIHGQASAYMSEVQ; encoded by the coding sequence TTGGTTCAGGACACATTCAAGTATAGAAAAGAAAATTTTGGTGAGTTGCCGGTCCAGCTCAACCATCTGACCATCTATTTGAACTTTCTGGATGAATACATTGAGGCCACAAATTGCCTGGATCTTACCGCACATTTCACATTGAATAGCATTGAGCTGGACGCGAAAGAATTAACGATCGTCAGTGTGGAATGGACAGAAGTATCGGAAGACAGTAATGCATCTCGGGCGCTGTTATACAAATATAATAGCGATCAAAATAAGCTCATAGTGGAATTGCCCAAACAGGTCCAAGCGGGCGAACGGTTCCGGATTAGAACTGTGACCCGCTGTATACCTTCCGACCATATCCTGGAAGGGATCTACAAAGATTCCACCCCTCCCGGAGCACCACAGCAGTACATATCGCAGTGTCAACAGTGGGGTTTTCAGCGTATAATGCCCATATTCGACGATTGTCGAGCCAAATGCACGATGACCACCACCATGGAAGCGTCCGCTGCATATACGCACCTGATTTCTAATGGAAACGTAAGCCGCAAACATAATCCTACAGGCAAACCGGTCCCGAAACCAGGAGATCCTTCCAGACAAATCATCACCTATGAAAATCCCGTGCCCATGGCTCCTTACTTGTTCATAGCTGCTGCGGGCACCTGGGACACTCTCGCAGATCATGTAACGTACGGTTCAGGTCGAACCGTGGGGCTGGAATATCTCGTGCCGCCAGGGAGAACTCTGAATGCGGTCATTCCTATGGAAATACTGAAACAGGCGGTTCTCTGGGTCGAGAAGACTCAGGGTTATGAATATACCGGTGACACGTACAGGACGATCACCATGAATAAATCCAATTTCGGAGGCATGGAGAACGTCGGCAACACCACTATTGTTACGGATGCAGCTTTGATTGACGACCATACGCTGGATCAGTTGCTCATGTACGCTCACGCGGTCATCGTTCATGAATTCGAGCACAATCAGTGCGGCAGTGAAACCACCATGGAAACACCCTTCGACGTATGGCTGAACGAAGCGTACACCGTTGATGTGGAACGAATGTTCATGGCTGACGTATTCGATTCCGTGTTCGTGAGGCTTACGCAGATAGACTCCATACGAAACCCGCTTCTTGGGCCGCTTGCAGTGGAAGATGCGGGCTATGCAGGGCGAATAGTCCGGGAAGGATTCAACGATCCGGACGAACTTATCGATGCGGTTACCTACGTGAAAGCAGCAGAAGTGATACGCATGTTGCGGATGATACTTGGAAAAGAGGCGTTCAATCGGGGCAAAGAATTATATTTCAATCTGTACAAGCATTCCAACGCGAATACCGATCAGTTCTTCGCATGCTTCGAGGAGGTCTCGGGCCGCAGTCTTTCTCGATTCAAGGAAAACTGGCTCTATCACATCGGTTATCCTACGGTTACCGCGGTTCCTCACTACGATCCGGATACTCGGACATTTACCATTCGCTTTCAGCAGGAATCCTCTGTGCCGGGCAACTTTCAGCTCCCAATTGAAGTTGCTCTTGTGGGAAAGGATGGACAGGACATCTCCGGAACCCAGACAGTCTTCGAGCTCTCGCAACAGACCGACTCGTTGATGTTCCCGAATCTTCCCGAGGAACCGGCATTTGCCTCGCTCAACAGAAGCTATTCTTTTTACGGCGTACTGAAAGAGCAGGAAGTGAACACGGACAGGCTGAGGCTTCAGGCTCGAATCGATCCCAATTTGTTCAACAGGGTCGAGGCGGTCAGACGTTTGACGGACCGACAGCGAATTATGCTACTCAACGATCCCGATGCCAAGGTTGATTCGGATTGGCTGCATCTGTATGGGGAACTCCTGCAAGAATCTTCTGTTTCGCCGGGACTGAAAGCATTTTTTCTCCGCATAGACGAACAGCCTTTGAACAGGGAATATGCGGCATGGTATCGCGAACTCGTGACTGCTAGGCAGTCGCTCATGTCCTCAGTAACGAAGTCATTCAAACCGGACCTGGTAAAGAGTTTCCTTGATGTCGACACGTACGGGGAACGTCACTCCCCCAAAGATGGCATCGAGGAACGCATTCTAAAACATGTTCTTCTGGATTTAGTGGCTGTTGACGACTCCCCCGAGAGTCACGATTTAATCCTCGACCATTTTCGAAAAGCTACAACCGCTCAGGACAAAGTGTCCGCGCTCACGGTGTTGAATCGCAGTTCCGCTCCCCAACGGCGAGAGATTTTGGAAAGCATATATCAGGCGTGGCATCCGCATATTAGCGGATATGCCAATTATCTCCGTATAGTGGCATCAGGTACGCGTGAAGATGTATTTGAGATGATCGAACAGGAGAAAAAGCGACCTACATTTAACATCACAAATCCTACATGGTGTAGAGCTTTGTTCTTGACAATGGCGGCAAATACGAAAATGATATGGACAGACGTGGGAATCGATTGGATTACGAACGTTATCATCGAATTTGCGGCTTTTAACCCTTTCGTCGCTTCCAGGCTCCTCAATGTGTTTCAGCACGTCAAGAAACTGAAACCCGACCTGAGGATTCTCGTTGAATCGGCACTGCGCCGGATCGTATCAGAGGTTTCCGAAACCGTAAGCCCAACTATTCATGGACAAGCCAGTGCATACATGAGCGAAGTCCAATGA
- a CDS encoding thermonuclease family protein: MKRLLLVVLLFGLMGMSDMAQPTEIWWGEFVRAIDGNLIVAKPIGYNLEETIRLSGIDAPEMGERLGREAQQFITEKLKGKQIAVDTQVGSPDFFGRILGVVYYLQPGKVTADAFKNLNAELLSAGLAYWDQMRSPMSYAYEEAQNNARLASKGIWGTLDRSDTRLSSAEEPGWYVIKDSGGNYDIMSFEQLPKVVSGPFESREAADNARLAASEDRNRLQAGAEPPQ, translated from the coding sequence ATGAAAAGATTATTACTGGTTGTATTATTATTCGGCCTCATGGGGATGTCCGACATGGCTCAACCGACAGAGATCTGGTGGGGAGAATTCGTACGGGCAATAGACGGAAATCTTATCGTAGCCAAACCCATTGGTTACAATCTTGAAGAGACTATCAGGCTTTCAGGAATCGATGCTCCCGAAATGGGAGAGCGACTCGGCAGAGAAGCCCAACAATTCATAACAGAAAAGCTGAAAGGCAAACAGATTGCCGTGGATACTCAGGTAGGGTCTCCCGATTTTTTCGGAAGAATTCTCGGCGTGGTTTATTATCTGCAGCCCGGAAAAGTCACTGCCGATGCGTTCAAAAATCTTAACGCTGAACTTCTCAGTGCCGGGCTCGCTTACTGGGACCAAATGAGATCTCCCATGAGCTATGCGTACGAAGAAGCACAAAACAACGCTCGTCTTGCAAGTAAAGGCATTTGGGGAACGCTTGACCGCTCCGACACCAGGCTGTCCTCAGCCGAGGAACCGGGGTGGTATGTGATCAAAGATTCGGGAGGAAACTATGACATCATGAGTTTTGAGCAATTGCCCAAAGTTGTCTCAGGACCGTTTGAATCAAGAGAAGCCGCGGATAACGCAAGGCTTGCAGCCAGTGAGGACCGCAATCGATTGCAGGCAGGTGCTGAACCACCACAATAG
- a CDS encoding AIR synthase-related protein: MPHRIEVCLKSNLPDPAGRRTKSRIASDLGLQIEDLRVADEFIIDKDFSRDDLQTLVEEVFRDPVIQDAVIDEPLQIPFDWLIEVGFRPGVTDNVARTAREAVQRTLDVKFQPGEGLYTRKLYFIRCGLNRDDVERIARDLLANDLIQTRTVYGPADNRASITVPKVTSRSEAVVRSLDLNVDDDELIRISREGVLALSLEEMQTIRDYYRNTEFLSRRKSVGLGEEVTDCELEVLAQTWSEHCKHKIFNAVIEYTDSGNTREINSLFRTYIQGSTEEIRKRLGERDFCLSVFKDNAGVIRFDDDWNLVVKVETHNSPSALDPYGGALTGIVGVNRDPFGTGLGARLIFNTDVFCFAPPDYKGTIPPRLLHPRRVFEGVREGVEHGGNKSGIPTVNGAVVFDERYLGKPLVYCGTGGIMPAKINGKPAHVKRANPGDHIIMTGGRIGKDGIHGATFSSEELHEGSPVSAVQIGDPITQKRMTDFLLMARDMDLYTSITDNGAGGLSSSVGEMAREAGGAKMHLDRAPLKYPGLQPWEILLSEAQERMTVAVPPENLDTFLALAEELDVEATDLGEFTNDGFFQVLWEGRIAVLLPLDFLHDGLPPMKLSASWKAPEYPEPDVACPADLTPTLIGLMSRWNICSKERLIRQYDHEVQSGTVVKPLVGISNDGPGDAAVQRPVLDRFRGVAVGCGIAPRYSDLDTYWMMAAVIDEAVRNIVSVGADPDHMAGLDNFCWCDPVRSEKTPDGEYKLAQLVRANQALYDITTEYGIPCISGKDSMKNDYSIGNTKISIPPTVLFTAVGIVPDVRQAVTPDFKSAGDCVYVLGMTRDETGGSEYFASQGIIGNKVPKVHSPESAIRMYRALHAAMRDGLVASCHDLSDGGLGVALAESAFSGGLGASVSLKYVPVENVSRADVALFSESQCRFLISVRSERKPDFEKALRGFPLGLIGEVTAEQKLRIEGFTDNAVIDADIHQLKKAWQSPLGT; the protein is encoded by the coding sequence ATGCCTCATAGAATAGAAGTTTGCCTCAAATCGAATCTACCGGACCCGGCAGGTCGTCGGACAAAGTCCCGAATAGCTTCAGACCTTGGTCTTCAGATTGAAGATCTGAGAGTTGCCGACGAATTCATCATAGACAAGGATTTTTCCAGAGACGATCTGCAAACCCTTGTGGAAGAAGTCTTTCGCGATCCTGTCATTCAGGATGCCGTTATTGACGAACCATTGCAGATACCTTTCGACTGGCTCATCGAAGTGGGATTCAGGCCGGGGGTTACGGACAATGTGGCAAGAACAGCTCGAGAAGCGGTCCAGCGAACTTTAGATGTCAAATTCCAGCCTGGAGAAGGCCTGTACACGCGGAAGCTCTACTTCATCAGATGCGGCCTCAACCGCGACGATGTGGAGAGAATCGCACGGGATCTCCTCGCGAACGACCTGATCCAAACCAGAACGGTTTACGGTCCCGCAGACAACCGCGCGAGCATCACGGTACCGAAGGTCACCTCTCGATCCGAAGCAGTGGTACGCTCTCTTGACCTGAATGTGGACGATGACGAGTTAATCCGCATCAGCCGGGAAGGTGTCCTCGCGCTTAGCCTGGAAGAGATGCAGACCATCAGGGACTATTACCGAAATACGGAATTCCTGTCTCGGCGAAAAAGCGTAGGGCTTGGGGAAGAGGTCACAGACTGTGAACTGGAAGTTCTCGCTCAGACCTGGTCCGAGCACTGCAAACACAAAATATTCAACGCTGTTATCGAATACACGGATTCAGGAAACACCAGAGAAATAAACAGCCTTTTCCGCACGTATATCCAGGGATCTACGGAAGAGATCCGGAAACGTCTCGGAGAACGGGACTTCTGCCTTTCAGTGTTCAAGGACAATGCCGGTGTGATTCGGTTCGACGATGACTGGAACCTGGTGGTCAAGGTAGAAACACACAATTCACCGTCAGCGCTCGATCCTTACGGTGGGGCTCTGACCGGAATCGTGGGCGTGAACCGGGACCCCTTCGGTACCGGCCTCGGTGCACGATTGATCTTCAACACGGATGTGTTCTGCTTTGCCCCTCCTGACTACAAAGGAACTATCCCCCCCAGGCTGTTGCATCCTCGACGAGTTTTTGAGGGTGTGCGGGAAGGAGTGGAGCACGGCGGCAACAAAAGCGGTATTCCCACCGTCAACGGAGCAGTGGTGTTCGACGAACGCTATCTCGGTAAACCTCTCGTGTACTGCGGTACCGGGGGGATCATGCCCGCGAAGATAAACGGCAAGCCTGCTCACGTGAAACGTGCCAATCCAGGGGATCACATTATTATGACCGGCGGACGCATCGGTAAGGACGGCATCCATGGAGCGACGTTCTCGTCCGAGGAGCTCCATGAGGGCTCCCCTGTCAGTGCAGTGCAAATCGGCGATCCCATCACGCAGAAGAGAATGACGGATTTCTTGCTCATGGCACGGGATATGGACCTTTACACGTCGATCACGGACAACGGTGCGGGGGGCCTCTCCTCCTCCGTCGGAGAAATGGCTCGGGAAGCAGGCGGAGCTAAAATGCATCTCGACCGTGCTCCTCTCAAATATCCGGGACTCCAGCCATGGGAAATACTGCTGTCTGAAGCTCAGGAGCGCATGACCGTAGCCGTCCCCCCCGAAAATCTCGATACCTTCCTTGCCCTTGCCGAAGAACTCGATGTGGAAGCCACCGATCTTGGCGAGTTCACGAATGACGGATTCTTTCAGGTTTTATGGGAAGGCAGGATTGCGGTGCTCTTGCCTCTGGATTTCCTGCACGACGGATTGCCCCCGATGAAGCTCAGTGCTTCCTGGAAGGCCCCGGAATATCCGGAGCCCGATGTCGCCTGTCCGGCAGATCTCACACCCACTCTGATAGGACTCATGAGCCGCTGGAATATCTGTTCGAAGGAACGGCTCATTCGGCAGTACGACCATGAAGTGCAAAGCGGGACGGTCGTAAAACCTCTCGTGGGAATTTCCAATGACGGCCCCGGAGATGCCGCGGTTCAACGGCCGGTTTTAGACAGATTCCGAGGAGTGGCTGTGGGATGCGGCATCGCGCCGCGTTACTCGGACCTCGATACCTATTGGATGATGGCTGCAGTGATCGATGAAGCAGTACGCAATATTGTGTCCGTGGGCGCAGATCCTGACCATATGGCCGGTCTCGACAATTTTTGCTGGTGCGATCCGGTCCGATCGGAAAAAACTCCTGATGGCGAATACAAGCTGGCCCAACTCGTGCGGGCCAACCAGGCGCTGTACGATATAACAACCGAATACGGGATTCCCTGCATTTCCGGCAAAGACAGTATGAAGAACGATTACAGCATAGGGAATACGAAGATTTCCATACCTCCGACTGTGTTGTTCACTGCTGTCGGAATCGTTCCCGACGTGCGTCAGGCCGTAACTCCAGATTTCAAATCGGCAGGAGATTGCGTGTATGTGCTGGGAATGACGCGGGATGAAACTGGCGGTTCGGAGTATTTCGCGTCTCAAGGAATAATCGGGAACAAAGTGCCCAAGGTACATTCGCCTGAATCTGCGATTCGGATGTACCGTGCACTCCATGCTGCAATGAGAGACGGACTTGTCGCATCCTGCCATGATCTTTCTGACGGAGGTCTTGGAGTTGCCCTCGCGGAGAGCGCTTTTTCAGGCGGTTTAGGAGCATCCGTTTCCCTGAAATATGTACCTGTGGAAAACGTAAGCCGTGCTGATGTTGCGCTTTTTTCGGAATCTCAGTGCAGGTTTCTCATAAGTGTCCGTTCGGAACGGAAACCGGATTTTGAGAAGGCTCTGCGCGGTTTTCCGCTTGGCCTCATCGGTGAAGTCACTGCAGAGCAAAAGCTGAGAATAGAAGGCTTTACAGATAATGCGGTGATAGATGCTGATATCCATCAGCTCAAGAAAGCATGGCAATCTCCTCTGGGGACTTGA
- a CDS encoding SDH family Clp fold serine proteinase — protein MKLEKHLQGDVAFYYGFIDPQFLRAFRDFIEHLTAKTKVKNQRLIFFINTPGGSVEAAEKMVEIMRYYYAEIFFVVPDAAMSAGTILCMSGDRIYMDYSSALGPIDPQVWNGKIWVPALGYLDKVDEMLAKANAGILSNAEFLILQNQDLAELSAYEQARNLTVTLLKKWLVEHKFKNWTHHNTNPHKKGQPVTLEEKQERAEEIAVELGNNRYWHSHSRRIGPETLKSKLRLEINDYSSDQILRPLVRSYNDFLTEYIARNGYQLYMNSRDFF, from the coding sequence ATGAAGCTCGAAAAGCACTTGCAAGGTGATGTGGCTTTTTACTACGGCTTCATTGATCCGCAATTTCTCCGTGCCTTTCGAGATTTTATAGAACATTTGACGGCTAAAACAAAGGTGAAGAATCAGAGATTAATCTTCTTCATCAATACTCCTGGGGGGAGCGTTGAAGCTGCCGAGAAGATGGTAGAGATCATGCGGTATTACTATGCCGAGATTTTTTTCGTAGTGCCTGATGCTGCGATGTCAGCGGGTACTATTCTCTGCATGTCAGGGGATCGCATCTATATGGACTACTCCTCTGCCCTTGGTCCAATTGACCCACAAGTATGGAATGGAAAAATATGGGTCCCGGCGCTTGGTTACTTGGACAAGGTCGACGAAATGCTGGCAAAGGCGAATGCTGGAATTTTAAGTAATGCTGAATTCCTGATTCTTCAGAACCAAGATTTGGCTGAATTGTCAGCTTATGAACAAGCCCGCAATCTAACTGTGACATTGCTAAAGAAATGGCTTGTGGAGCACAAATTCAAAAATTGGACTCACCACAACACCAATCCCCACAAAAAAGGCCAGCCGGTCACCTTGGAAGAAAAACAGGAACGGGCCGAAGAAATAGCTGTCGAATTAGGTAACAATCGGTATTGGCATTCTCACAGTAGAAGAATAGGGCCGGAAACCTTGAAGAGCAAACTCAGGCTGGAGATAAATGATTATTCATCCGATCAAATCTTGAGGCCGCTTGTTCGCTCATACAATGACTTTTTGACTGAGTATATTGCTCGTAACGGTTATCAGTTATATATGAACAGTAGAGACTTCTTCTAG
- a CDS encoding acetate--CoA ligase family protein, whose translation MKSLFYPSSVVVIGVSTKPFNMGKEIARNLFEFGYNGVIHLVGTEEGVFFGRRIHQSLDEIDEPIDLAVILTPARTVPDIVEQCGRKGIKRIVIESGGFGEFGDEGRGLGEMLKSIADTYDIRFIGPNCIGIMNASNGLSTPFATMKNVFRKGGVGIAAQSGGVALSFLNMFDCEQIGYSKFTTLGNKMNIDENDILEFYMEDPETNVICMYLESVKDGRRFTEIAARSDKPVVVHKANIANLSSHIAHSHTEALANDDQVVDAALWQAGVVRFKEMQSYLDFVKILQLPEMKGRNLAIVSRSGGHAVIAADAAYTYNFHLPPLREDFLKEIRKHLRANVINLANPLDLGDLFDFEVYLRIVEHTIQEDNVDGILLLQTYFAAIEGEASRKMLQSAALVSQKYQKPVALCVQTEQSELSRLHKEIDFPIFMSPERAIAALDKSIKYYDRKRFMAGNAVVTNPEPRPDDSAIRTLIDTLNNQCRSPLLNEALDIIRLVGISTPEYQLVRNSEPPDLLVPGPYALKIVADSVSHKSDVGGVVLNLRDKDALAGACAEMMERFSEADPAGMLVQTMVQRPPGSFELIVGGKRDPQFGPMVMLGHGGIFVEVFGKATLRMAPLSLAEIEAMIEELPGSEILKGVRGRPPIDMTALKDAIHRIAHLMVRFPEISSIDVNPLLVTPQGAQALDCRIFLTWT comes from the coding sequence TTGAAATCTCTGTTCTATCCGTCGTCGGTAGTAGTTATCGGAGTCTCCACAAAACCTTTTAATATGGGTAAGGAGATAGCCCGGAATCTCTTTGAATTCGGCTACAACGGTGTCATTCACCTGGTTGGGACTGAAGAAGGGGTATTCTTCGGACGTCGCATACACCAGTCTCTCGATGAAATTGACGAGCCGATCGATTTGGCCGTTATTCTGACGCCCGCTCGAACCGTTCCCGACATAGTAGAACAGTGCGGCCGCAAAGGTATCAAGCGGATAGTCATCGAGAGCGGCGGATTCGGAGAATTCGGTGACGAAGGCAGAGGACTGGGCGAAATGCTCAAATCGATTGCCGACACGTACGATATTCGGTTCATCGGACCGAATTGCATCGGTATCATGAATGCCAGCAATGGACTATCAACTCCATTCGCTACTATGAAGAATGTGTTCCGCAAAGGTGGCGTTGGCATTGCTGCCCAGAGTGGTGGGGTAGCTTTGAGTTTTCTGAACATGTTCGATTGCGAACAAATCGGTTACAGCAAATTCACGACTCTCGGCAACAAAATGAATATTGATGAAAACGATATTCTTGAATTCTATATGGAAGACCCGGAAACGAACGTTATTTGCATGTATTTGGAATCAGTAAAGGACGGCCGCAGATTTACGGAGATCGCGGCTCGTTCCGATAAGCCCGTCGTGGTACACAAAGCCAATATTGCCAATCTGAGCAGTCATATCGCACATTCCCATACGGAAGCTCTCGCGAATGACGATCAAGTGGTCGATGCAGCTCTGTGGCAGGCGGGCGTAGTCCGTTTCAAAGAGATGCAAAGCTACCTGGATTTCGTGAAAATCCTGCAATTGCCTGAGATGAAGGGGAGAAACCTTGCCATTGTCTCACGGTCCGGAGGCCATGCAGTCATTGCAGCGGATGCGGCATACACGTACAACTTCCATTTGCCGCCGTTGAGAGAAGATTTCTTAAAGGAGATACGAAAACACCTGCGTGCAAATGTGATCAACCTGGCGAATCCTCTCGATCTGGGAGATCTGTTCGACTTCGAGGTATACCTTCGTATTGTAGAGCATACGATCCAAGAGGATAATGTGGATGGTATTCTGCTTCTTCAGACCTATTTTGCGGCCATAGAGGGTGAAGCCTCGAGAAAAATGCTTCAATCCGCCGCGTTAGTTTCCCAGAAGTACCAGAAACCGGTTGCTTTATGCGTACAGACCGAGCAATCCGAACTTTCCCGTCTTCACAAAGAGATCGACTTTCCCATTTTCATGAGCCCTGAACGTGCAATTGCCGCGCTGGACAAATCCATCAAATACTACGATCGCAAACGGTTCATGGCCGGCAACGCTGTTGTTACCAATCCCGAGCCCCGCCCAGACGATTCTGCGATTCGCACATTGATCGACACGCTGAACAATCAGTGTCGGTCTCCTCTCCTGAACGAAGCGCTGGACATCATCAGGCTGGTGGGCATTTCCACACCCGAATATCAGCTGGTCCGGAATTCCGAGCCCCCCGACTTACTCGTGCCCGGCCCATACGCTCTCAAAATCGTTGCGGACAGTGTTTCTCATAAATCGGATGTGGGGGGCGTCGTTCTGAACTTACGCGACAAGGATGCCCTTGCCGGTGCCTGCGCGGAGATGATGGAGCGATTTTCCGAAGCCGATCCAGCGGGGATGCTCGTCCAGACCATGGTTCAAAGGCCCCCCGGATCGTTCGAGCTTATCGTTGGGGGCAAGCGGGACCCCCAATTCGGTCCTATGGTGATGCTCGGCCATGGAGGCATCTTCGTCGAAGTATTCGGAAAAGCTACGCTGCGCATGGCCCCGCTTTCTCTCGCGGAAATCGAAGCCATGATCGAGGAATTGCCGGGCTCCGAAATCCTGAAAGGAGTCCGGGGCAGACCGCCGATCGATATGACTGCGTTGAAAGATGCAATTCACAGAATAGCGCACCTGATGGTGAGATTCCCGGAGATTTCATCCATAGATGTCAATCCGCTGCTCGTTACTCCTCAAGGGGCACAAGCCCTGGATTGCAGGATTTTTCTGACCTGGACTTAA
- the ruvA gene encoding Holliday junction branch migration protein RuvA — protein sequence MIASLRGTAISLGINRIVLETMGVGYDVAVSISTLASIAVRSEIFLHVSTVMRENALELYGFETLEEKTLFEMLITVAGIGPKTALSILSGISPEGFRQAVLGEDAQRLTVIPGIGRKSAERIILELKEKIRKSPLLRGVVAGKPAEASLEEDLVSSLVNLGYKDRAAAAVAKKVLKDAGHIPLPEAVKRALKEMMKDAST from the coding sequence ATGATCGCTTCTTTACGCGGAACCGCTATTTCTCTCGGGATCAACCGCATTGTGCTCGAGACTATGGGCGTTGGCTATGATGTCGCAGTCTCGATCTCTACGCTGGCGAGTATTGCAGTGAGGAGTGAGATTTTCCTCCACGTAAGTACGGTAATGCGAGAGAACGCTCTCGAATTGTACGGCTTTGAAACGCTCGAAGAGAAAACTCTCTTTGAAATGCTTATCACTGTTGCGGGAATCGGGCCGAAAACAGCGCTGTCCATACTCTCGGGGATCTCACCGGAAGGATTCAGACAAGCGGTTTTGGGTGAAGATGCGCAGAGACTTACCGTAATCCCTGGGATTGGACGAAAATCGGCTGAAAGAATCATCCTGGAACTGAAAGAGAAGATCCGAAAGAGTCCCCTTCTCAGAGGAGTCGTTGCCGGCAAACCTGCTGAAGCATCTCTGGAAGAAGACCTGGTCTCTTCTCTGGTCAATCTGGGCTACAAGGATCGTGCGGCGGCTGCAGTGGCGAAGAAAGTTCTCAAGGATGCCGGGCACATCCCCTTGCCGGAAGCGGTGAAGCGCGCATTAAAGGAAATGATGAAAGACGCATCGACCTGA
- the ruvC gene encoding crossover junction endodeoxyribonuclease RuvC, whose amino-acid sequence MLIIGVDPGSNVTGYGLVEKDGVRSKHVCSGVIRTSSSKQSKRLLEIHAGLDEIIREYNPSVMVVESLFHANNSQSLIKLSQARGVILLLGESYNMTIFEYSPMEIKKGLTGYGRAEKDQMVFMVKKILGLPTLKSPDQADALAMALYHSHMSLPQRAVG is encoded by the coding sequence ATGCTTATAATCGGTGTCGATCCAGGAAGCAATGTCACAGGTTACGGCCTTGTCGAAAAGGACGGGGTGCGTTCAAAACACGTGTGCAGTGGAGTGATTCGCACATCGTCTTCAAAACAGTCGAAGCGTCTCCTGGAGATCCATGCGGGATTAGATGAAATTATCAGAGAGTACAATCCATCAGTAATGGTAGTGGAATCGCTCTTTCACGCAAACAATAGTCAGAGCCTGATTAAACTCAGTCAGGCACGCGGGGTGATTCTGCTTCTCGGGGAATCCTATAATATGACCATTTTCGAGTATTCCCCCATGGAGATCAAAAAGGGGCTGACCGGTTATGGACGGGCAGAAAAGGATCAGATGGTATTCATGGTAAAGAAGATTCTCGGATTGCCGACATTGAAATCCCCCGATCAGGCGGACGCTCTCGCTATGGCTCTGTATCACTCACATATGTCACTACCCCAGCGAGCAGTCGGATGA